A DNA window from Capnocytophaga sp. ARDL2 contains the following coding sequences:
- the surE gene encoding 5'/3'-nucleotidase SurE, producing MPEKPLILVTNDDGITAPGIRTLINIAKTIGDVVVVAPNSPQSGMGHAITVNSTLFLEKVTIDKELKHEYSCSGTPVDCVKIAMDQVLSRVPDLCISGINHGINSATSVLYSGTMSAAVEAAMSGVPAIGFSLDDFSWNANFSVIEPFVKDIIEKSLHNEFPKGVALNVNFPKPADGIIKGVKICRQANATWVEKFDERVNPHGKRYYWLTGTFHNHDTGTDTDLWALEKGYVSIVPTQFDLTAYNAINIVNNWNL from the coding sequence ATGCCTGAAAAACCATTAATTTTAGTAACTAACGACGACGGCATTACCGCACCTGGTATCCGTACGCTCATCAATATCGCTAAAACCATCGGCGATGTGGTGGTGGTTGCTCCCAATAGTCCACAAAGTGGTATGGGACACGCCATCACAGTAAACAGTACTTTGTTTTTGGAAAAAGTAACCATCGACAAAGAACTCAAACACGAATATTCTTGCTCGGGTACGCCAGTAGATTGTGTAAAAATCGCAATGGATCAGGTATTGTCTCGTGTGCCTGATTTGTGTATTTCGGGTATCAATCACGGTATCAATTCTGCAACCAGTGTGTTGTACTCAGGAACGATGTCCGCAGCAGTCGAAGCCGCTATGAGTGGCGTACCTGCCATTGGTTTTTCCTTGGACGATTTTAGTTGGAATGCCAATTTTTCTGTAATCGAACCCTTTGTAAAAGACATCATCGAAAAGAGTTTGCACAACGAATTTCCCAAAGGAGTGGCACTCAATGTAAATTTTCCTAAACCAGCAGATGGTATCATCAAAGGAGTAAAAATCTGCCGTCAGGCAAATGCCACTTGGGTAGAAAAATTTGACGAACGCGTCAATCCACATGGCAAGCGTTATTATTGGCTCACAGGTACATTTCACAATCACGACACAGGTACCGATACCGACCTTTGGGCATTGGAAAAAGGCTATGTTTCCATCGTTCCAACACAATTTGACCTCACCGCATACAACGCCATCAACATCGTAAACAACTGGAATTTATGA
- a CDS encoding MarC family protein — MNINFEQIMTVTMILFAVIDILGSVPIIVGLRSKVGHIQSEKASLVAAAIMISFLFVGEFILQLIGIDVNSFAVAGAFVLLFLALEMILGISIYKDEEPKTASIVPLAFPLIAGPGIMTSILSLKAEYDTINIVIGILINILFVYIVLKSSDKIEKVLGQGGLGVIRKVFGVVLLAIAVKLFASNVKGLFV, encoded by the coding sequence ATGAACATAAATTTTGAACAAATCATGACGGTAACAATGATATTGTTTGCCGTGATAGACATTTTAGGCTCAGTGCCGATTATAGTAGGTTTACGCTCAAAAGTAGGGCATATACAATCTGAAAAGGCTTCGTTGGTAGCTGCCGCGATTATGATTTCATTTCTATTTGTCGGAGAGTTTATTTTGCAGCTCATAGGTATAGATGTCAATTCGTTTGCCGTAGCGGGTGCCTTTGTATTGTTGTTTTTGGCGTTGGAAATGATTCTGGGCATCAGCATTTACAAAGACGAAGAACCCAAAACAGCATCCATTGTTCCTCTTGCATTTCCATTGATTGCGGGACCTGGAATTATGACTTCAATATTGTCGTTAAAAGCAGAATACGATACCATAAACATTGTAATTGGAATTTTAATCAACATTTTGTTTGTATATATCGTGTTGAAATCCTCTGACAAAATCGAAAAAGTATTAGGACAAGGAGGTTTGGGAGTCATCCGCAAAGTGTTTGGAGTAGTACTACTTGCGATTGCTGTTAAATTATTCGCAAGTAATGTTAAAGGATTATTTGTTTAA
- a CDS encoding FAD-dependent oxidoreductase, whose protein sequence is MYDCIIIGAGAAGTSCALMLGSAHKKPFVTDKKIALFTHQKGSMLQKAKFNNYYGIELGTTGEELLQTSLQKLSESCLHIEQIADEKVTEIHQEGESYKIITNQGEYFAKNVVVATNHSSPFTILGVLESLVEPHGKSIPEKNRIQIRNDDHKVLEGLYVAGTLAGHRSQLAIAVGSGAAVATDILVKWNDGNETQVHDSINK, encoded by the coding sequence ATGTACGATTGTATCATAATAGGAGCAGGTGCTGCAGGAACATCTTGTGCATTGATGTTGGGTTCTGCACACAAAAAGCCTTTTGTAACGGATAAAAAAATAGCCTTGTTTACACATCAAAAAGGCAGTATGCTTCAAAAAGCGAAATTCAATAACTACTACGGTATCGAATTAGGAACAACAGGGGAAGAATTATTGCAAACTTCACTGCAAAAACTATCAGAAAGTTGTCTTCATATAGAGCAAATAGCCGACGAAAAAGTTACAGAAATCCATCAAGAAGGCGAAAGCTATAAAATCATTACCAATCAAGGTGAATATTTTGCTAAAAATGTGGTAGTAGCCACCAATCACAGTTCGCCATTTACTATTTTGGGGGTATTGGAGTCGCTGGTAGAACCACACGGAAAATCTATCCCAGAAAAAAACAGAATCCAAATCAGAAACGACGACCACAAAGTATTGGAAGGTTTGTATGTTGCAGGAACATTGGCAGGACACCGTTCGCAATTGGCTATCGCCGTAGGTAGTGGAGCCGCTGTAGCTACGGATATTTTGGTAAAATGGAACGACGGAAACGAAACTCAAGTACACGATAGTATAAATAAATAG
- a CDS encoding SCO family protein — translation MKEILKKYRLFFGVMIVLSIVFLSLFYRALKPEKTLPIYTPAMVNPEMVDTLVQHQDNKQKHKIADFALTNQNGETITQKDYENFIYVADFFFTTCPTICPIMTDNMVWLQEQIKDYPDVKLLSFSVTPEIDTQEVLAQYAKEKGVNSKKWNLLTGDKKDIYYLARQSFLAVKTGSPDEMYDMVHTENFVLVDKKGRVRGFYDGTLLNEEQKDVKNVKQLLEDIQWLREQN, via the coding sequence ATGAAAGAAATTTTAAAGAAATATCGTTTGTTTTTTGGAGTAATGATTGTGTTGTCAATCGTATTTTTGAGTTTGTTTTACAGAGCTTTGAAACCTGAAAAAACATTGCCTATTTATACACCCGCTATGGTAAATCCTGAAATGGTTGACACTTTGGTACAACATCAAGACAACAAACAAAAGCACAAAATAGCCGATTTTGCACTGACCAATCAAAATGGAGAAACCATCACTCAAAAAGATTACGAAAATTTCATCTATGTAGCCGATTTCTTTTTTACAACCTGTCCTACGATTTGTCCGATTATGACAGACAACATGGTTTGGTTGCAGGAGCAAATCAAAGATTATCCCGATGTAAAGCTATTGTCGTTTTCTGTAACGCCCGAAATAGACACTCAGGAGGTGTTGGCACAATACGCTAAAGAAAAGGGCGTAAATTCCAAAAAATGGAATTTACTTACGGGTGATAAAAAAGATATTTACTACCTCGCTCGTCAGTCGTTTTTGGCAGTTAAAACAGGAAGTCCCGATGAAATGTATGACATGGTACACACGGAAAACTTCGTTTTGGTGGACAAAAAAGGGAGAGTTCGCGGTTTTTATGACGGTACCTTGCTCAATGAAGAACAAAAAGATGTAAAAAATG
- a CDS encoding SRPBCC family protein: MKKIFLGLGIAILVIIVGLGIAAIAVDKNYHYEKSIVIKAPIEKVYENIRSSKAFNQWNPWLELDSNFTLEYLGTQGEIGDTYCWESQDENVGTGCHKIVELFPNQGVKTQMDFKKPFENTSYSSIKLEETTEGTKLTWDMDTELPYPLNLMKSSMDKSMDDSYGKGLEKLKNLCEQ, from the coding sequence ATGAAAAAAATATTTTTAGGATTAGGAATCGCTATTTTGGTAATCATAGTAGGATTAGGAATTGCAGCAATTGCTGTGGATAAAAATTATCACTACGAAAAATCAATCGTTATCAAAGCTCCGATAGAAAAAGTATATGAAAACATCCGTTCGAGCAAAGCCTTCAATCAATGGAACCCTTGGTTGGAATTAGACTCCAATTTCACATTGGAATATTTGGGTACTCAAGGAGAAATAGGAGATACTTATTGTTGGGAAAGCCAAGACGAAAATGTAGGAACTGGATGTCATAAAATCGTAGAATTATTTCCCAATCAAGGTGTAAAAACGCAAATGGATTTTAAAAAACCCTTTGAAAATACTTCGTATTCGTCTATCAAGTTGGAAGAAACTACCGAAGGAACCAAATTAACTTGGGACATGGATACCGAATTGCCTTACCCATTGAATTTGATGAAATCCTCAATGGACAAAAGTATGGACGATTCTTACGGAAAAGGATTGGAAAAATTGAAAAATTTGTGTGAACAATAG